In the genome of Xanthomonas translucens pv. cerealis, one region contains:
- a CDS encoding acyl-CoA-binding protein: MADIKAAFEKAAKDIRQREERPDNDTLLRLYALYKQGAEGDVAGAKPGFFDFVGTAKYEAWAKLKGMPQAEAQKKYVDLVKKLLA, encoded by the coding sequence ATGGCAGACATCAAGGCAGCCTTCGAGAAAGCGGCCAAGGACATCAGGCAGCGCGAGGAACGTCCCGACAACGATACCTTGCTGCGCCTGTACGCGCTGTACAAACAGGGCGCGGAAGGCGACGTCGCCGGCGCCAAGCCCGGCTTCTTCGATTTCGTCGGCACCGCCAAGTACGAGGCCTGGGCCAAGCTCAAGGGCATGCCGCAGGCCGAGGCGCAGAAGAAGTACGTGGACCTGGTGAAGAAGCTGC
- a CDS encoding aldehyde dehydrogenase family protein codes for MGVLIYLVPAIGLWALTASVLAWVFFDRLRREQQEQASAQDTIARYQAALSQLKARAATSARELETLQQAYAGLRQTLEETQEPHAAQEAVERPPVPILVMERLDISAEIGTLLAHVARVARSIRRYSAYSRGHNAPESSSARYDLHWLSDCLHSLDQIGHALARGNVDTLTAACTELLSMYEQYLKDGSGYDSRDTFQRLSSHVPLADVTDAIRSIAAKASLAGQTQTQTQAGEPAHMASLA; via the coding sequence ATGGGCGTCCTGATCTACTTGGTTCCTGCCATCGGACTCTGGGCGCTCACCGCCTCGGTGCTGGCCTGGGTGTTTTTCGACCGTCTGCGCCGCGAGCAACAGGAGCAGGCCAGCGCGCAGGACACCATTGCGCGCTACCAGGCCGCGCTATCGCAGCTGAAGGCGCGGGCGGCGACCAGCGCGCGCGAATTGGAGACGCTGCAACAAGCCTATGCCGGCCTGCGGCAGACACTGGAAGAGACACAGGAACCGCACGCGGCGCAGGAAGCCGTGGAGCGGCCACCGGTGCCGATCCTGGTGATGGAGCGCCTGGACATTTCCGCAGAGATCGGCACGCTGCTCGCGCACGTGGCGCGGGTGGCCAGGAGCATCCGCCGCTACAGCGCCTATAGCCGCGGCCACAACGCACCGGAGTCGAGCAGCGCGCGCTACGACCTGCACTGGCTGTCCGACTGCCTGCACAGCCTGGACCAGATCGGCCACGCCTTGGCCAGGGGCAACGTGGATACCCTGACCGCCGCCTGCACCGAACTGCTGTCGATGTACGAGCAATACCTGAAGGACGGCTCCGGCTACGACAGCCGCGACACGTTCCAGCGCCTGAGCAGCCACGTCCCGCTCGCCGACGTGACAGACGCCATCCGCTCGATCGCGGCCAAGGCCTCGCTGGCCGGGCAGACGCAGACGCAGACGCAGGCCGGCGAGCCTGCGCACATGGCATCTCTGGCCTGA
- the hutU gene encoding urocanate hydratase, giving the protein MTRLDPTRRIHAPTGSTLSCKSWLTEAPLRMLMNNLHPDVAERPQELVVYGGIGRAARDWESFDAIVAALRRLDDDQTLLVQSGKPVGVFRTHADAPRVLIANSNLVPRWATWDHFNELDKKGLAMYGQMTAGSWIYIGAQGIVQGTYETFVEMGRQHYNGSLAGKWLFTGGLGGMGGAQPLAAVMAGASCLAVECRKSSIEMRLRTGYLDTWTDDLDEALRLIEESCTAKKPLSVGLLGNVADVLDELLLRGVKPDLLTDQTSAHDPVNGYLPQGWTVEQWDAKRASAPKEVEAAARDSMANHIRAMLAFHALSVPTVDYGNNLRQMALEEGVENAFDFPGFVPAYIRPLFCRGIGPFRWAALSGDPEDIARTDAKVKELIPDNPHLHRWLDMAAEKIKFQGLPARICWVGLGDRDRLGLAFNAMVASGELKAPVVIGRDHLDSGSVASPNRETEAMADGSDAVSDWPLLNALLNTASGATWVSLHHGGGVGMGFSQHAGMVIVCDGSEAAAKRIARVLWNDPASGVMRHADAGYPIAIDCAREKGLDLPGLLG; this is encoded by the coding sequence ATGACCCGTCTCGACCCCACCCGCCGCATCCACGCGCCCACCGGCAGCACTCTCAGCTGCAAGAGCTGGCTGACCGAAGCGCCGCTGCGCATGCTGATGAACAACCTGCATCCGGACGTGGCCGAGCGCCCGCAGGAACTGGTGGTGTACGGCGGCATCGGCCGCGCCGCGCGTGACTGGGAATCCTTCGACGCCATCGTGGCCGCGCTCAGGCGCCTGGACGACGACCAGACCCTGCTTGTGCAGTCAGGCAAGCCAGTCGGCGTGTTCCGCACCCACGCCGATGCGCCGCGCGTGCTGATCGCCAATTCCAACCTGGTGCCGCGCTGGGCCACCTGGGACCACTTCAACGAGTTGGATAAAAAGGGCCTGGCGATGTACGGGCAGATGACCGCCGGCAGCTGGATCTATATCGGCGCGCAGGGCATCGTCCAGGGCACCTACGAGACCTTCGTGGAGATGGGCCGCCAGCACTACAACGGCAGCCTGGCCGGCAAGTGGCTGTTCACCGGCGGGCTGGGCGGCATGGGCGGCGCGCAGCCGCTGGCCGCGGTGATGGCCGGCGCCTCGTGCCTGGCGGTGGAATGCCGCAAGAGCAGCATCGAGATGCGCCTGCGCACCGGCTATCTGGACACCTGGACCGACGACCTGGACGAGGCGCTGCGCCTGATCGAGGAATCGTGCACGGCGAAGAAGCCGCTGTCGGTCGGCCTGCTCGGTAACGTCGCCGACGTGCTGGACGAACTGCTGCTGCGTGGGGTCAAGCCGGACCTGCTGACGGATCAGACCTCCGCGCACGACCCAGTCAACGGTTACCTGCCGCAAGGCTGGACGGTTGAACAATGGGACGCAAAGCGCGCGAGCGCGCCGAAGGAGGTCGAGGCCGCCGCACGCGACTCGATGGCCAACCACATCCGCGCCATGCTCGCCTTCCACGCGCTGAGCGTGCCGACCGTGGACTACGGCAACAACCTGCGACAGATGGCGCTGGAGGAAGGCGTCGAGAATGCCTTCGACTTCCCCGGCTTCGTGCCCGCCTACATCCGCCCGCTGTTTTGCCGCGGCATCGGCCCGTTCCGCTGGGCCGCGCTCTCCGGCGATCCGGAAGACATCGCCAGGACCGATGCCAAGGTCAAGGAGCTGATCCCTGACAACCCGCACCTGCACCGCTGGCTGGACATGGCCGCCGAGAAGATCAAGTTCCAGGGCCTGCCGGCGCGCATCTGCTGGGTCGGCCTGGGCGATCGCGACCGGCTCGGCCTGGCGTTCAACGCGATGGTCGCCAGCGGCGAACTGAAGGCGCCGGTGGTGATCGGCCGCGACCATCTGGATTCAGGCAGCGTCGCCTCGCCCAACCGCGAAACCGAAGCGATGGCCGACGGCTCGGATGCGGTGTCAGACTGGCCGCTGCTCAACGCCCTGCTCAACACCGCCAGCGGCGCCACATGGGTCTCGCTGCACCACGGCGGCGGGGTCGGCATGGGCTTCTCCCAGCATGCCGGTATGGTCATCGTCTGCGATGGCAGCGAGGCGGCGGCCAAGCGCATTGCGCGCGTGCTGTGGAACGACCCGGCCAGCGGCGTGATGCGGCATGCCGATGCCGGCTACCCCATCGCGATCGACTGCGCCAGGGAAAAGGGACTGGATCTGCCGGGCCTCCTGGGCTGA
- the hutG gene encoding N-formylglutamate deformylase, translated as MTTLPDWLTLHRGDAPLIVSFPHTGTELPDALAERFVSPWLARRDADWWVHELYAFARDMGATTLRSAVSRSVIDLNRDPSGASLYPGQNTTGLCPLTTFDNQPLYRDGHGPDAAEIARRRDTWFAPYHAALAAQIARLRALHGTVVVYDAHSIRSHIPHLFAGELPQFNIGSAGPSGAPDSSCDNALTDAVETVCAASGMRHVRNGRFKGGYITRHYSDIHSGVHTLQMELACRGYMHEPECVDERSWPTPLDPDHAAPLRRTLQQVLASCLEFAHSRSAA; from the coding sequence ATGACCACCCTGCCCGACTGGCTCACGCTGCACCGTGGCGATGCGCCCCTGATCGTCAGCTTCCCGCATACCGGCACCGAGCTGCCGGACGCACTAGCCGAGCGCTTCGTCTCGCCGTGGCTGGCTCGCCGCGATGCGGATTGGTGGGTGCATGAGCTGTACGCGTTCGCCCGCGACATGGGCGCCACCACGCTGCGTTCGGCGGTGTCGCGCTCGGTGATCGATCTCAACCGCGATCCGAGCGGCGCCTCGCTGTACCCGGGCCAGAACACCACCGGCCTGTGCCCGCTGACCACCTTCGACAACCAGCCGCTGTACCGCGACGGGCATGGCCCGGACGCGGCGGAGATCGCCCGCCGCCGCGACACCTGGTTCGCGCCCTACCACGCCGCGCTGGCCGCGCAGATCGCCCGCCTGCGCGCGCTCCACGGCACCGTGGTGGTGTACGACGCGCACTCGATCCGCTCGCACATCCCGCACCTGTTCGCCGGCGAGCTGCCGCAGTTCAACATCGGCAGCGCTGGTCCGTCCGGTGCGCCCGACAGCAGCTGCGACAACGCGCTCACCGACGCGGTCGAGACCGTGTGCGCGGCGAGCGGCATGCGCCATGTGCGCAATGGCCGCTTCAAGGGCGGCTACATCACCCGCCATTACAGCGACATCCACAGCGGCGTGCACACGCTGCAGATGGAGCTGGCCTGCCGCGGCTACATGCACGAACCCGAGTGCGTGGACGAGCGCAGCTGGCCCACGCCGCTGGACCCCGACCACGCCGCACCGCTGCGCCGCACGCTGCAGCAGGTGCTCGCGTCCTGCCTTGAATTCGCCCACTCCCGGAGTGCCGCATGA
- the hutH gene encoding histidine ammonia-lyase: MSNEIVLRPGAVSLAQWRAVYRGAGVRLDPGCAEAVLRSAQTVEAIVARGAPVYGINTGFGKLASVRIEREDLDTLQRNIVLSHAAGVGEPMPVPVVRLMLALKLASLAQGASGVRPATLALLEALLQHDVVPVVPCQGSVGASGDLAPLAHLATVMIGVGEAFVGGERMPAAQALAQAGLQPLALGAKEGLALLNGTQFSTAYALAGLFEIERVFHAALVAGALSTEAAKGSDTPFDSRIHALRGQHGQIATAAALRALMQGSAIRDSHRDNDVRVQDPYCLRCQPQVMGAALDVMRQAATTLAIEANGVSDNPLVFSDTGEALSGGNFHAEPVAFAADMLALAICEIGSISERRVAMLVDPALSGLPAFLTPKPGLNSGFMIPQVTAAALVSENKQRAYPASVDSIPTSANQEDHVSMAAHGARRLLAMAENAANVVGIELLAAAQGCDFHAPLTSSAALEAARALLRAQVPALQDDRYFHPDMLAATALVRAGALAAAVDVSLPDATYGS; this comes from the coding sequence ATGAGCAACGAGATCGTGCTGCGCCCGGGCGCGGTGAGCCTGGCGCAGTGGCGCGCCGTGTACCGCGGCGCCGGCGTGCGCCTGGATCCCGGCTGCGCCGAAGCGGTGCTGCGCAGCGCGCAGACGGTGGAGGCGATCGTCGCCAGGGGCGCGCCGGTGTACGGCATCAACACCGGCTTCGGCAAGCTGGCCAGCGTGCGCATCGAGCGCGAGGACCTGGACACCTTGCAACGCAATATCGTGCTGTCGCATGCGGCCGGGGTCGGCGAGCCGATGCCGGTGCCGGTGGTGCGGCTGATGCTGGCGCTGAAGCTGGCCAGCCTGGCGCAGGGCGCGTCCGGTGTGCGACCGGCCACGCTGGCGCTGCTGGAAGCGCTGCTGCAGCACGACGTGGTGCCGGTGGTGCCGTGCCAGGGCTCGGTCGGCGCCTCCGGCGATCTGGCGCCGCTGGCGCACCTGGCCACGGTGATGATCGGCGTCGGCGAGGCCTTCGTCGGCGGCGAGCGCATGCCGGCCGCGCAGGCGCTGGCGCAGGCCGGGCTGCAGCCGCTGGCGCTGGGCGCGAAGGAAGGCCTGGCGCTGCTCAACGGCACCCAGTTCTCCACCGCCTACGCGTTGGCCGGGCTGTTCGAGATCGAACGCGTGTTCCATGCCGCGCTGGTCGCCGGCGCACTGTCCACCGAGGCAGCCAAAGGCTCGGATACCCCGTTCGATTCGCGCATCCACGCGCTGCGCGGCCAGCACGGGCAGATCGCCACCGCCGCGGCGCTGCGCGCGCTGATGCAGGGTTCGGCGATCCGCGACTCACACCGTGACAACGACGTGCGCGTGCAGGATCCGTACTGCCTGCGCTGCCAGCCGCAGGTGATGGGCGCGGCGCTGGACGTGATGCGCCAGGCAGCGACTACGCTGGCGATCGAGGCCAACGGCGTGTCCGACAATCCGCTGGTGTTCAGCGACACCGGTGAGGCGCTGTCCGGCGGCAACTTCCACGCCGAGCCAGTGGCCTTCGCCGCCGACATGCTGGCGCTGGCGATCTGCGAGATCGGCTCGATCAGCGAACGCCGCGTGGCCATGCTGGTGGATCCGGCGCTGTCCGGGCTGCCGGCGTTCCTGACTCCGAAGCCGGGGCTCAATTCCGGTTTCATGATCCCGCAGGTCACCGCCGCCGCACTGGTGTCGGAGAACAAGCAGCGCGCCTACCCGGCCAGCGTCGATTCAATCCCGACCTCGGCCAACCAGGAAGACCACGTATCGATGGCCGCGCACGGCGCGCGACGGCTGCTGGCGATGGCCGAGAACGCGGCCAACGTGGTCGGCATCGAACTGCTGGCCGCCGCGCAGGGCTGCGACTTCCACGCGCCGCTGACCTCCAGCGCCGCATTGGAAGCGGCACGCGCGCTGCTGCGCGCACAGGTGCCGGCGCTGCAGGACGACCGCTATTTCCATCCGGACATGCTCGCCGCCACGGCGTTGGTACGCGCTGGCGCGCTGGCGGCGGCCGTCGATGTGTCCCTGCCCGATGCAACGTACGGATCATGA
- the hutI gene encoding imidazolonepropionase, with protein MPCDTLWHNAHLMTLDADDGGLGQVRDGVVACRDGRIVYAGAAAALPAPLAAQHSVDCGGRWIGPGLIDCHTHLVYAGNRAGEFEQRLLGASYADIARAGGGIVATVRATRAADEAALLAASLPRLDALLAEGVTTVEIKSGYGLTLDDELRMLRVARRLGELRPVAVSPTFLGAHAVPPGAEAQAYIDEVCERMIPEVAAQGLAEAVDVFCEHLAFTPAQTEQVFQAAQRHGLALKIHAEQLSNQGGAALAARYGARSADHVEYLDDAGVAAMAAAGTVAVLLPGAFYFTRDTQLPPIAALRAAGVPRALATDCNPGTSPLTSPLLAMNLAATLFRMSVAECIAGFTREAARALGRYEQVGRLRAGLQCDLAIWDIEQPAELVYRMGFNPLHARIWRGL; from the coding sequence ATGCCCTGCGACACGCTCTGGCACAACGCTCACCTGATGACCCTGGACGCCGACGACGGCGGGCTGGGGCAAGTCCGCGATGGCGTGGTCGCCTGCCGCGACGGGCGCATCGTCTATGCCGGCGCCGCCGCGGCGCTGCCGGCACCGTTGGCTGCGCAGCACAGCGTCGACTGCGGCGGGCGCTGGATCGGCCCGGGCCTGATCGATTGCCATACCCACCTGGTCTACGCCGGCAACCGCGCCGGCGAGTTCGAACAGCGCCTGCTCGGCGCGAGCTATGCCGACATCGCCCGCGCCGGCGGCGGCATCGTCGCCACCGTGCGCGCCACCCGCGCCGCCGACGAGGCCGCGCTGCTCGCCGCCAGCCTGCCGCGGTTGGATGCGCTGCTGGCCGAAGGCGTGACCACGGTGGAGATCAAGTCGGGTTACGGACTGACCCTGGACGACGAACTGCGCATGCTGCGCGTGGCGCGGCGCCTGGGCGAACTGCGCCCGGTCGCGGTGTCGCCCACCTTTCTCGGCGCGCACGCGGTGCCGCCCGGCGCCGAGGCGCAAGCCTACATCGACGAGGTCTGCGAACGGATGATTCCCGAAGTCGCCGCGCAAGGCCTGGCCGAGGCGGTGGACGTGTTCTGCGAGCACCTGGCCTTCACCCCGGCGCAGACCGAGCAGGTGTTCCAGGCCGCGCAACGGCACGGCCTGGCGCTGAAGATCCATGCCGAGCAGTTGTCCAACCAGGGCGGCGCGGCGCTGGCGGCGCGCTACGGCGCGCGCTCGGCCGACCACGTCGAGTACCTGGACGATGCCGGCGTCGCCGCGATGGCCGCCGCCGGCACCGTCGCGGTGCTGCTGCCTGGCGCGTTCTACTTTACCCGCGACACCCAGCTGCCGCCGATCGCCGCGCTGCGCGCCGCCGGCGTGCCGCGCGCGCTGGCCACCGACTGCAACCCCGGCACCTCGCCGCTGACCAGCCCGCTGCTGGCGATGAACCTGGCAGCGACGCTGTTCCGCATGAGCGTGGCCGAATGCATCGCCGGCTTCACCCGCGAGGCGGCGCGCGCGCTCGGACGCTACGAACAGGTCGGCCGGCTGCGCGCCGGGTTGCAGTGCGACCTGGCGATCTGGGACATCGAACAACCGGCCGAACTGGTCTACCGCATGGGCTTCAACCCGCTGCATGCGCGCATCTGGAGGGGACTATGA
- a CDS encoding formimidoylglutamate deiminase codes for MQTLAQQQAGGNERTSGFWCAQALLPEGWARDVRIEVRDGHIAAVQSGVAAMSGDQALAIAVPGLGNLHSHAFQRGMAGLTEVGGRSGDSFWSWRELMYRFLQRLDPDSMQAIAEQAYVEMLEAGFTRVGEFHYLHHAADGRPYADRAEMAQRLAAAAQSSGIGLTLLPVFYAHADFGGAAPNPAQRRLIHDLEGYVELLDGSRRALCGLDDAVLGIAPHSLRAVTPDELTALLPLCDGPVHIHIAEQTREVEACLAWSGQRPVQWLLAHAPVDARWCLVHATHVDAAEVQAIAASGAVVGLCPITEANLGDGLFPMRAFVAAGGRFGVGSDSNVLIDAAEELRLLEYGQRLQLRGRNVLAGDAAQSSGGFLFRSAAHGAAQALGVVRGLQAGAPADLVELDPAHPALCARNGDALLDSWIFAARRGAVRSVWRNGRELVRDGRHHRRDAVVAAYARALTALLDA; via the coding sequence GTGCAGACCCTGGCGCAGCAACAGGCTGGCGGGAACGAGAGGACGAGCGGTTTCTGGTGTGCGCAGGCGCTGCTGCCCGAGGGCTGGGCGCGCGACGTGCGGATCGAGGTGCGTGACGGGCACATCGCCGCGGTGCAGTCCGGCGTGGCCGCGATGTCCGGCGACCAGGCGCTGGCGATCGCCGTGCCCGGGCTGGGCAACCTGCACAGCCACGCGTTCCAGCGCGGCATGGCCGGGCTGACCGAGGTCGGTGGCCGCAGCGGCGACAGTTTCTGGAGCTGGCGCGAGCTGATGTACCGCTTCCTGCAGCGGCTGGACCCGGACAGCATGCAGGCCATCGCCGAACAGGCCTACGTGGAAATGCTCGAGGCCGGTTTCACCCGCGTCGGCGAATTCCATTACCTGCACCATGCCGCCGACGGCCGGCCGTATGCCGACCGTGCGGAGATGGCGCAGCGCCTGGCCGCCGCCGCGCAGAGCAGCGGCATCGGCCTGACCCTGCTGCCGGTGTTCTACGCGCATGCCGATTTCGGCGGCGCCGCGCCGAACCCGGCGCAGCGGCGCCTGATCCATGATCTGGAGGGCTACGTCGAACTGCTCGACGGCAGCCGCCGCGCGTTGTGCGGTCTCGACGATGCGGTGCTCGGCATCGCTCCGCACAGCCTGCGTGCGGTGACCCCGGACGAACTGACCGCGCTGCTGCCGCTGTGCGACGGCCCGGTGCACATCCACATCGCCGAACAGACCCGCGAGGTCGAGGCCTGCCTGGCCTGGAGCGGGCAGCGGCCGGTGCAATGGCTGCTGGCGCATGCGCCGGTGGACGCGCGCTGGTGCCTGGTCCACGCCACCCACGTCGATGCCGCCGAAGTGCAGGCGATCGCCGCCAGCGGCGCGGTGGTCGGCCTGTGCCCGATCACCGAGGCCAATCTCGGCGACGGGCTGTTCCCGATGCGCGCGTTCGTCGCTGCGGGCGGACGCTTTGGCGTCGGCTCCGATTCCAACGTGCTGATCGATGCGGCCGAGGAGTTGCGCCTGCTCGAATACGGTCAGCGCCTGCAACTGCGCGGGCGCAATGTGCTCGCCGGCGACGCCGCGCAATCCAGCGGCGGTTTCCTGTTCCGGTCCGCCGCGCATGGCGCGGCGCAGGCGCTGGGCGTGGTGCGGGGCCTGCAGGCGGGCGCGCCGGCCGATCTGGTCGAACTGGATCCTGCGCATCCGGCGCTGTGCGCGCGCAACGGCGATGCCTTGCTGGACAGCTGGATCTTCGCCGCGCGGCGCGGCGCGGTGCGTTCGGTCTGGCGCAACGGCCGCGAGTTGGTGCGCGACGGGCGCCATCATCGCCGCGATGCGGTCGTCGCGGCCTATGCGCGAGCGTTGACCGCGCTGCTTGACGCATGA
- the hutC gene encoding histidine utilization repressor — translation MSQTRPAATLNHRIRSDIEGHIRSGAWPPGHRIPSEHALMAQYACSRMTVNKVLAMLADAGMIERRRRAGSFVARPHPHIEQVALEIPDIPVEVAARGHAYRFALLERCQRAPHAALPQEAEVAAVGTLLSLHCLHFADGRPFALEERVINPVAVPEALQMDFAVVVPGSWLLQHVPWTRAEHRISAVGANPEQAARLQVAAGTACLLIDRQTWRGEQAVTFVRQIFLGDTYDLVARFSPGGR, via the coding sequence ATGAGCCAGACCCGGCCCGCGGCGACGCTCAACCACCGCATTCGCAGCGACATCGAAGGGCATATCCGCAGCGGCGCATGGCCGCCGGGCCATCGCATTCCCTCCGAGCACGCGCTGATGGCGCAGTACGCCTGCTCGCGGATGACGGTCAACAAGGTGCTGGCGATGCTGGCCGACGCCGGCATGATCGAGCGCCGCCGCCGCGCCGGCTCGTTCGTGGCGCGGCCGCATCCGCACATCGAGCAGGTGGCGTTGGAGATCCCCGACATTCCGGTCGAGGTCGCCGCGCGCGGCCATGCCTACCGCTTCGCACTGCTGGAACGGTGCCAGCGCGCGCCGCACGCTGCGTTGCCGCAGGAAGCCGAGGTCGCTGCCGTCGGCACGCTGCTGTCGCTGCACTGCCTGCACTTCGCCGACGGGCGCCCGTTCGCATTGGAGGAGCGGGTGATCAATCCGGTGGCGGTGCCGGAAGCGCTGCAGATGGATTTCGCGGTCGTCGTGCCCGGCAGCTGGCTGCTGCAGCACGTGCCGTGGACCCGCGCAGAGCATCGCATCAGCGCGGTCGGCGCCAACCCCGAGCAGGCGGCGCGGTTGCAGGTGGCGGCCGGCACCGCCTGCCTGCTGATCGACCGGCAGACCTGGCGCGGCGAACAGGCCGTGACCTTCGTACGCCAGATATTCCTCGGCGACACCTACGACCTGGTGGCGCGGTTCTCGCCGGGCGGACGCTGA
- a CDS encoding SDR family oxidoreductase → MTYFVTGATGFIGRYLMANLMRRKGRIHVLVRKESQRKFDALVREQGWDGKRLVVLHGDVGADCCGLDAAQRQALRGKVRHVFHLAALYDLTAKAEAQRVANLDGTRNALELAAQIGAGIFHHTSSIAVAGLYPGIFREDMFEEAEALDDPYLRTKHDAEALVRAETRIKWRIYRPGMVVGDSRTGAIDKIDGPYYFFPLIKKLRQLLPPWAPMLGIEGGRINLVPVDFVADAMDHIAHKPKLDGHTFHLTDPEPLRVGEVLNAFCRAGHAPEMTLRVDARMFAFVPAGIRAAVGGLPPIRRFTGMLLRDFRIPREVLKFITYPTRFDSRETERALKGSGIAVPRLEDYAWRLWDHWERHLDPDLFVDRTLKGKVRGKVVLITGGSSGIGLATAQRVAEAGATTIIVARGEQELFAARDAMNARGGKVFAYTADLSDLAGCDALLKTVLEAHGHVDVLINNAGRSIRRSIELSYDRFHDFERTMQLNYFGSLRLIMGVLPGMTARRKGHIINVSSIGVLANSPRFSAYVASKAALDAWSRCAQGELSGKGISFTTVNMPLVKTPMIAPTKMYDSVPTLSVEEAADLMVKAIIERPSRVATRLGIFAALVNAVAPKAYELVMNTAFELFPDSAAAKGDRKVLREAKPSQEQIAFAALMRGVHW, encoded by the coding sequence ATGACGTATTTCGTTACGGGCGCCACCGGTTTCATCGGCCGTTATCTGATGGCCAATCTGATGCGGCGCAAAGGCCGCATCCACGTCCTGGTGCGCAAGGAGTCGCAACGCAAGTTCGATGCGCTGGTGCGCGAGCAGGGCTGGGACGGCAAGCGCCTGGTGGTGCTGCATGGCGATGTCGGCGCCGACTGTTGCGGCCTGGACGCGGCGCAACGCCAGGCGCTGCGCGGCAAGGTCAGGCACGTCTTCCATCTGGCCGCGTTGTACGACCTCACTGCCAAGGCCGAGGCGCAGCGCGTGGCCAATCTGGACGGCACCCGCAACGCGCTGGAGCTGGCGGCGCAGATCGGCGCCGGCATCTTTCACCACACCAGCTCGATCGCGGTGGCCGGTCTATATCCCGGCATCTTCCGCGAGGACATGTTCGAAGAAGCCGAAGCTCTGGACGATCCCTACCTGCGCACCAAGCACGATGCCGAGGCGCTGGTGCGCGCCGAAACCCGGATCAAGTGGCGCATCTACCGCCCTGGCATGGTGGTCGGCGATTCGCGCACGGGCGCGATCGACAAGATCGACGGGCCGTATTACTTCTTCCCATTGATCAAGAAGCTGCGCCAGCTGTTGCCGCCGTGGGCGCCGATGCTCGGCATCGAGGGCGGGCGCATCAACCTGGTGCCGGTGGATTTCGTCGCCGATGCGATGGACCACATCGCGCACAAGCCCAAGCTCGACGGCCACACTTTCCACCTCACCGATCCGGAGCCGCTGCGCGTGGGCGAGGTGCTCAACGCGTTCTGCCGCGCCGGCCACGCGCCGGAGATGACCTTGCGGGTGGACGCGCGGATGTTCGCATTCGTGCCGGCGGGCATCCGCGCCGCGGTCGGCGGGCTGCCGCCGATCCGCCGCTTCACCGGCATGCTGCTGCGCGATTTCCGCATCCCGCGCGAGGTGCTGAAGTTCATCACCTATCCCACCCGCTTCGACAGCCGCGAGACCGAGCGCGCGCTGAAGGGCAGCGGCATCGCCGTGCCACGGCTGGAAGACTACGCCTGGCGCCTGTGGGACCATTGGGAACGGCACCTTGATCCGGACCTGTTCGTGGACCGCACGCTGAAGGGCAAGGTGCGCGGCAAGGTGGTGCTGATCACAGGCGGCTCCTCAGGCATCGGCCTTGCCACCGCGCAGCGCGTGGCCGAAGCCGGCGCCACCACCATCATCGTCGCCCGCGGCGAGCAGGAACTGTTCGCCGCACGCGATGCGATGAACGCCAGGGGCGGCAAGGTGTTCGCCTATACCGCCGACCTGTCCGACCTGGCCGGCTGCGATGCGCTGCTCAAGACCGTGCTCGAAGCGCACGGCCATGTCGATGTGCTGATCAACAACGCCGGCCGCTCGATCCGCCGCTCGATCGAACTCAGCTACGACCGCTTCCACGATTTCGAGCGCACCATGCAGCTGAACTACTTCGGCAGCCTGCGCCTGATCATGGGCGTGCTGCCGGGCATGACCGCGCGGCGCAAGGGCCACATCATCAACGTCAGCTCGATCGGCGTGCTGGCCAATTCGCCGCGTTTCTCCGCCTATGTGGCCTCCAAGGCGGCGCTGGACGCGTGGAGCCGCTGCGCGCAGGGCGAACTGTCGGGCAAGGGCATCAGCTTCACCACGGTCAACATGCCGCTGGTGAAGACGCCGATGATCGCGCCGACCAAGATGTACGACAGCGTACCCACGCTGAGCGTGGAGGAAGCCGCTGATCTGATGGTCAAGGCGATCATCGAGCGCCCGAGCCGGGTGGCGACGCGGCTGGGCATCTTCGCCGCGCTGGTCAACGCGGTGGCGCCGAAGGCCTACGAGCTGGTGATGAACACCGCCTTCGAACTGTTCCCGGATTCTGCCGCCGCCAAGGGCGACCGCAAGGTGCTACGCGAGGCCAAGCCCAGCCAGGAGCAGATCGCGTTCGCGGCGTTGATGCGGGGGGTGCATTGGTGA